Below is a genomic region from Eupeodes corollae chromosome 1, idEupCoro1.1, whole genome shotgun sequence.
ACCTTGACAGCATTTTACGATACCGAACCAAATGAAATTATGGAAAATATGGTTTTATCGTCGGAAACAAAAGGATTTCGGAGGATTAGAAAGTTTGGAACGTATTTGGAGACAGCACTTCggaatcaatttgtttttggattacGTAACCAAGGGAGTCAGAATCGATGTTTGGAAAAGAAATGTTTGACGTTAGATGTAGCCCTAGAATTGACCAAATCCATTGAATTATCTGAAAAAGGTGGTGCTGAAATTCAGAAGGTGAAGGAAGccgttttaacttcgtcaaagAGAAAAACCGAAAGAAAATTCCAGCTAATACCAAATTTGTAAGAAAGTGCTTTCGATGTGAAGATACAAGTCATTTGGCGAACAAATGTAGATTTGGAGACGCAGTGTGTCATGGTTGTGGCCAAAAAGGACATCTGAAGAAGGTCTGTTTTAAAGCGAAGAGGTTGGGTGTTGTAGCCACGAATTACttggaagaagaagatgaactgGCACATCTGGAAGAGATATATCAAATTGGAGAAGCATCGCCAGTAACTTGTCGTTTCAAAATTCTTTGTAAACTCTTCATTAATGATTTTccctttacttttgaaatagATACCGGACCACCCGTGAACGTGGTTTGCTTGGCAGATGCGTGAAGACATTTTGGCAATTTTCGAGTTGAGAAAAGTGACATTGAACTGGTCAGTTATTGTGGTACCAAACTGGACTGTATGAGATTTGTGCAGGAAAATGTGAAACCTGTATTTTTTAAAGCTCGCCGTGTACCGTTTTCACTAATGCAAGCTGTAGAAGATGAGCTAGACAAGTTCAAGAAGATGTTTTGGTAAAAGTCGAAACAAGCGAATTTGCAACACCGATTGTTGCCGTAAGAAAAAGTAATTATAAAATCCGAATTTGCGGCGATTACAAGATAACGTTGATTCCTTGTTTGTTTATCGATGAGTACCCACTACCTTCAATCGACGAGTTGTTCACCTCAATGGCTGGAGGTAAGAAATTTACTAAAATAGATCTTTCAAAAGCATATCTTCAACTTGAAATTCATCAGGACGACCAAAGTTTGCTAACATTGAACACTCATAAGGGATTGCATATGCCGAAACGAACGATTTTCGGTATTGCATCCGCACCTGTGAAATGGCAACGTCTGATGGAAGAGATTTTGAGTGACATAGATGGAGTCACGTTATTTTTGGATGACATAAAGATTACGACACCGAATGATGCCATACATTTGACTCGTTTAGAACAAGTTTTACAAAGGTTATACACCCTTATAATATGCGGATAAACAAATCCGAGTTCATGGTTGACCAGATTGAGTATTGTGGTTATGTCATCGATTGTCACGGAATTAAAAaggtgaagaaaaaaaattgaagccaTAGAAGACATGAAACAACAATGTAGTATTGGCACATTATGACCCACAACTGCCATTAATACTAGCTACGGACGCAAGTCCCTATGGAGTGGGTGCAGTCTTGAGTCACATTTTTAGTGATGGATCAGAACGTCCAATATAATACGCGTTACAGTCATTATCCGAAGTTCAACAACGGTACAGGCAAATTGATCGTGAAGCTTATGCCATTGtctttcgaattaaaaaattttatcaatACGTTTGGGGACGTAGGTTCACATTGGTTTACATACCACCAACTTTAAGAAATCGAGTTCTTAAGGAGCTACATTCTGCGCATTTCGGTATGACCAAATGAAATCTCTTCCTCGTGGATATTGTTGATGGACTAACATGGATAAAGACATAGAGGAAATGGTGATGAATTGCTCAAACTGCCAATCAACGCGACCCGAGGCACACAGTTGGGAAACACCATCTAAACCTTTTGATCGAGTGCATGCAGATTTTGCTGGTCCGTTTATGGGGCAGTACTATTTTATATTAGTAGACGCTTTTTCAAAGTGGCCAGAAGTGCACGTTTTACCGAATATAACTGCTGAAACTACAATACGAAAATGCCGAGAGATATTTTTAACCTTTGCATTACCAATCACATTTGTTTCTTATTGGGGGCCTCAATTCATGTCATCAGAATTCCAAGAATTTCTAAAACTAAATGGAATTCATCATAAGCGTGGAGCACCTGACCATCCATCGACGAATGGTCAAGCGGAGAGATACGTCcagacaataaaaataatttgaaagccATTAAGTGCAATTGTAATGAAATTGGAAAAGCTCTGAGCAATATTTTAATGTCGTACCGTCGAGCTATTCATACAGAAACAGCTAAATCACCGGCTATGGTAATTGGACGACAAATAAGATCAAAACTTGATTTGATTTTGCCAACATCACCAACTAAGGTCAAGCCAAGGCAATTAAGCGTACCAAAATTTGCTATCAATCAGCGGGTAGCAGTCCGTGATTATTTATCGGGGGGAAAATGGAAGTTTGGTCGAGTAACTAAAATTTTCGGTAAGTtacattttaacattaaattagaCGATGGTCGTATATGGAAACGACATGTTTATTAAATGAGAAGAATTGGTGAAAACATCGTAAAATCTCCAATAACATTACCTGAACAAACGGACGAAGATATCGAAGATGATAATTAATAGATCCTAAGGAAGCTCAGGATATTAGTTTAGCTGAGACATTAGACCAAATCGAAAGGCCAAATTTGTCAGAATCCACATCAGTCCAAATCGATAAGCCAAATATGTCGGAGACCTCTGCCAAGTCGGCTGTGCTCTCGGATGATTTAGGTAATTCAATTGAAGGTATTCAAATACTTCCAGCAATTAGACGTTCTGATAGAGCACGCCAGGCTCCAGATCGTTACTGTTTTGGAAGAGTAAAGCTTTCATAAAATACttcattttaaactttgttttattgatttcttttgttaaaatttattgaattgtatttttttttattatatctaATTTCTGAAATTGTATATTAATGAATTAAGTTTGACTCTAAATTATTGTGATCTTAACAtatcttatttatatttgtttgtgagAGGTTAAACAACTCTCACGAGGGAAGAGCTGTGGTATCTGAACAACGAACTATTAGTACTGCACATTTCTCAATcaagaaactatgtatttattattatttgtcactctgattttatgtttttcactaaTAATCACTTTTTGTACAAACGTGAAATCAAAAGGACGTACTATCTTAAATAaagcaatttagtttttttgtaaacgaaagattttctttatttcttataatacaacactttcgatgtcaaaaaaggctttaaaaaaggTGTGGCGCTGCAATGctatttctttaacatcgtaattgaaagaatagtgcagagctcccacgttaGTACTTGAGGCACTATCCTTCAAAacgtctgtccaattactggtatatgtatctagctagggactgagctagatggagaagtttgttggatgaggccctagttcacacaggactgtagccccAAATAAAAAGGCATACAAAATCTGTAAGTAATGTTTCGTTTTTTTAGCATATCTAGTTTTGAGCAATCACTGAGGCATCCTTCTTATTCAGTATACATAATAACGGTTAATTATATCTTGGAAAAGTTTTTGGAGAACATTTTATTGAGTTCAGCAGTGATACAACATACATATGTGCCACAATATCATACATCTAATTAAATGATAAAAGAGCATCTCCCTACGTAAGTTAATCCggattaaatatttacattttttaaatttacttagaCTGAACATTAAACGTCCTGATATTCGTAATCTTATATTATTTTAGCTCTTATATTCTAAAATGCATTtcctaaatataaaaaaatctagAGTTTGAGAAGCAAATATGGATTAAGCTTTTAAGCCGATTTCGACTGATTATCCTCTAAAAATTGCACTATGTGTCTTTCAGATTCATAATCGCAACTGCATTCTCAACTCAAGTCTTGATTTTAcagtcctgtttttttttttttaattaagtaaaaagGTAATGTACAAAGGGATCCCTTCAACGCTAATatattatcaacaaaaataatgtaacaTGCtctatttttaagttatttttcgttacatttCAATTAGACCCAAAACACTAATTAAATGATTAAATTAGCAttgttcaaaaagaaaagacatACCATTTTGAACAACCGTATACACagacatacatttaaaaataaaagtaaaacaatcCCAGAACATAATTTCCgtttaagaaatagtttaattaaaaatccacTACGTGCACTTTTGGGtgcaattttcctttttttattttgtttcttttgttatttaCTTAATACTCTGTAATTAGCACATAACACAGAACCCCAGGTTCCCCAGAAAGGAATAATGAAGATAAGGACAACAAGTGCAATATTTCATTAGAAAACCTTTTGGTAGCTTTATAAATAGTACCTTTGCCCAGacgaaataaagaaaatactaAAGTAGTCATCTCTCCGTCTGACCCGTTGTCTTCGTCCTGCATCATCCTTGTCGGCAAACGACGTCCACTGTTATATGTCCTAGGTCCTGATGGaatctattttgtattttgttaattttctctGTGAAAATACACCTCCTCCAAGGAGTTCGTAGTCGTCGTTGTAATTTCCTTTGCTATgctacaaatttttctttagttttaataaaacttttcctGCATAAGCAATGTCTTTCAATATGCAAATTGGTAtacaattaaaatcaaactacaCAGTTGCTTCGTGGACAAACTAAACCAAAAatataccaacaaaaacaacagcaacaactaacaaaacaaaactgcatTGAGGTAGATCCTTTTTAGTCCTCCTtcgtgcatttaaatttttggggGCAAAAACAGAAGTTTCACTTCGTCTTTAGAGCAatggaaacttttttttcctAGTTTATCCTTTGCAGCAATTCCCAAGTGCGATGCGCCATCACATGAATGTTTTCCATCTCTCTACTGCCATAGAAAGGTG
It encodes:
- the LOC129950480 gene encoding uncharacterized protein K02A2.6-like; the protein is MDKDIEEMVMNCSNCQSTRPEAHSWETPSKPFDRVHADFAGPFMGQYYFILVDAFSKWPEVHVLPNITAETTIRKCREIFLTFALPITFVSYWGPQFMSSEFQEFLKLNGIHHKRGAPDHPSTNGQAERYVQTIKII